TGTGAGGCTGGATGCTTACCGATCTTGAAATCCTGATaggagaaggcggcggcggtggcgttGGCGGCGCGGCGGGATTTTTGGGCGGTGgggaggtggtggtggagaaGAAACAAATTGTTTGTAgccatttttgtttttatttgagttttgatagaggtgtgtatatatatatatatagagacggGAACTGCGAATTTGTTTTGTTGACTCGTGAAAAATTAGGGTGATTTTTGAATAAAGAAATTGGAAGGAGTCATGCTGTTTGAAGGTACAAATTGAAAAACGCGGTTGGGTCACGGCTCGTGGGCTGACTACGAAATTTCGGTTTCTTATTCTAAACTTGAGCACAAAGGCTCCAATCACTGTAGAGGAACTCAATCAAAAAACAGTTATAACAGTTgactaaaataattaaatacttcatccgtccacgaaataagtacccatatttcatttttcgtccgtccacaaaataagtactcatttccctttttggcaagtgtacctcacacatctctttaattaatacactaaaaaagtgggacccttaaactattcacacaacactccatacatttcttaaaactcgtgtcgtccacaaatgggtactcatttcgtggacggagggagtaattggtagatgaaattatttttagtaaaaataaatgggatccttactctattttaattattttaaaaattacataaaaaataaaaccacTTATtacactcacaatacactcaattattttattaaaatacgtgtCACTTTCAATTGGAAGGAGTAGTACAAAGGTGTGCTTCAACCAACAAGAACAAAAAAAAGTAAAGATACAACTGCAAATTTGAGCAACTTTGACATActtgtattaattaatatttggaTTTCGATTCATCagatattaaaatttatgctGAATAAGCTAACCATGTTCTTTCGAAGCCGAGGAAATATGTTTTTATATGAATGACTATTTTTCTTATATGACTTAATAAAATAAGTATATTTAATTTTCGTGAATAAGAGATAGcagaatgaacaaatcaatgcaACACATGCATAGAATTGACAGTCAACTAATATCGTTGTGTATgtgttatatttatttgtttagttTTGTCTTCTCTTAatctaaaatttcaattaattttagcTTTTAGTTTTGTCTTCTCTTAatctaaaatttcaattaattttagctaaaaataaatcaaagtatgataaaaaaaaaatcagaatcaACCATATATAAATAGACCAGTGAAAGCGAGTACACCAACTTCCCTAGCGTAGCGTACGTAATAAAAAATCGTAAGCAGACGTATGCATGATGATTGATAAGTGTATCCACTCTGCTTTAGATAAATTAGATTAGATTACGTAATAAACGTTTTAATCACTTTCCATGACGGATTGCgactttcaataataataataagcaaaataaaataaagaaagtaCAATTCGCCGTCAACATCCATTCCCCAAGTCCGACGCATTAACGTTTCTTTTATTGCGTCTCATTGTGTCTCATTTTAATTTCAATAGTTTATAAttgtttattataaaaaaaatattagtattatagaTTATACtctaattaattgtatttatcATCAAGcactaataaattattaattcaaataaatataaaaaatagttataaactctaattgaaCGAGGGAATCCTAatgaattatatattaaattaagagTCGGACACAATATGTTGTGGGATAGAGGATTGGATCCAATTTGAATGCGAACGTCTGCACAAAAGATCTCATCTCTACATTTTAATTAATCTATTCTTAGTTAATAGGTGAAATTTATCATAATTAATAGTATAAAATAAGTACtacaattaataataataatactgaaagaaaaaatacagcgtaatctatatatatataaaagcaaaataaactatatcctacgtggcggcatataatcactctatttcaatttttctcaattctcattcattcttatatttttcaatatctCTAATCAATCTCCACCTCTAATCAAACTCCatctattaaaaaatttataaaaatcgaTAATATATAAATCTATAAAATCAATCAATAGTATATATCacttatataatatatgtaagTTACTCCAACGAATATAACATTAATATGCATTTTTTGAGTTTCAAGTTGTACAATTAATAACAATATAATGCTCCAACGAATTTTACATTAATATGCAGAATATATACATCAACTTATTCCAACGAATTTTACATTCATATGCAGATCATATAAATCAAAATACTAATTAGTTAACATCTGAGTTTCAATTACATAtcccaaatttaattattattttttcaataatcattcattcttttatttttaaaaattttaattaattttcagtaaaaataatttacgAATATGTCTAAGATTTGTAGTTTATAGTTTTGATTTAGATATTACATTGTTCTAATGACTTTTTTTAACGGATTTGCAGTTCACAGATGATCAAATAATAGCATTGGTTGAAATTGAGAAGTTGCTTATTGCTAATTTCACCAGCTTAACCAATTTTCATGGCATGTCGTTATCAAACGGAACTTTCATATCTGATTCAGACAATCTACTGATATTAGAAGAGATGTCTTACAACAtggaataaatgaaaaaaaggcAACGTTAACGGAACTTTCATATCTGATTCAGACAATCTACTGATATTAGAAGAGATGTCTTACAACAtggaataaatgaaaaaaaggcAACGTTAAACTATATGTCTATATCCCTCTTTGACAGATGAGCAAAGAATGATATATGAAAAAACATGGAAGAAATGAAAGAAGACAACGTTAAACTATAGGTCTATATCCCTCTTTGACAGATGAGCAAATaatgatttatgaaaaaaataatggcCGTGGTTGATAGTGGTGTAGGGAGAATTTTTCTTTCTATATGGATATAGCATCATTATTGTTGTCTAGGGCAGTATTACACACTCTAAATTCGGTATACCATTAGATTGCCACAAAGTGTAATTTTTTAATgctattaattttgaaaattaaaaaatgcaactttaatttgttttgaGTTCGTCCTCCAttttagaaaatagaaaaaaatattaaaatataaaaattactaattgtctttatgtatgtatgtatgtatgtatgtatgtatgtatatggtCAGAAACATCTGAGTTTCAATTACATATCCCaagtttaaatttttatttcaataatcattcattcttttttttcaaaattttaattaatttttaataaaaataatttatgaatatgtcTACGATTTATAGTTTATAGTTTTGATTTGGATATTACATTGTTCTAATGACTTTTTCTTTAACAAATTTGTAGTTCACAGATGATCAAATAAAAAACTTAGCATTGGTTGAAATTGAGAAGTTGCTTCTAATTTCACCAGTTTAACCAATTTTCCTAGAATGTCGTTATCAAAAGAAACTGTCATATTTGATTAAGAGAATCTACTGATATTAGAAGAGATGTTTTACAATATGGAAGAAATGAAAAAAGACAACGTTAAACTATATGTCTATATCCCTCTTTGACAGATAAGCAAAGAatgattatgaaaaaataatggTCGTGGTTGATAGTGGTGTAGggaggatttttctttctatatgGATATAGTGGTATATGAAAGACATATATTTGGAACACCTTATACTCGATCATACGTAGGAAGGGTAGTACTCCAGGTAGCTTCGAGTGGTATAGCATCAATAATGTTGTCTAGGGGTAGTACTACACGCTCTAGATTCGGTATACCATTAGATTGCCACAAAGTGTAATTTTTTATAgctattaattttgaaaattaaaaaaatgcaagtttattttgttttgagtTCATCCTCCAttttagaaaatagaaaaagtattaaaatataaaaattactaattgtctttatgtatgtatgtatgtatttatatgGTCAGAATGGTTggtctaatatatatatttttctcattAGCTAAAATTCgttatttttctatttaagtTTTGATTAATTGTCTTCCTCTGTACAGAAAATGAATGAGTGCACAATTGATAAAAGTACATTTTGATTTCAAATATACATATTACATATAATAATTTTCTCATAAGAAATAGGCAAATGCTTCTGGTTCGAATATAGAAGAAACCAAATAATTTGCAGAATGAATACTTAAAATAGGTGACTGTACTGCCGATCAAAGTCTTGGTGATGGAGAATCTGTTGTGACATTATCAGAAGATATTCTTATACGTGATGCAACAAATCCTATTGCAGCTATAGTGGAAAACACATATCATGCATTTGACCTATAAATGTTTAAGAATAGAGTTATCTTGGCCCCcaccaatgagatggttgatacgATAAATGATGACGTCATGTCTTTAATGTCTATCAAAAAAAGGGTTTGCCTAAGTTCAAACAACATTCGTAAAGAAGATGGACAAGTGGACCTCGATGAACATGTATTCTCAGATGAATATCTAAACACGATCAAGTGTTCACGATTGCCGAGTCATGAAATTAAGAGGGATGCATAATCATGCTTTTTAGAAATATTGATCCatctaatgagctttgcaatgACACTAGGCTAATAGTAACTAAACTTGGGGAACGCGTAATTGAAGACAAATTCATTTCAGAAAAAAATGCAGGCAAATAGTTTCCTATAGCTGGAATGATTATGAGTCCATCAGATTTCACTAAAATTTCAATTCGATTTTAGAGAAAACAATTCTCtgtgagtgtttgttttgctatgaaaataaataaaaatcagggacaatctctttcaaatgtaggattattattaaaatgcaattttattaaaaaaggaaaaaagaaaaacctaaaacccttgaaagcacaagaaagcagactaagggccgagcctcgttaaaacctttttacggaaaacccagagggaaaaaccgtaaaaaggaaaaagagtacccgtataaaaaaggaagaaaggggaaagagcggaagagaaagtttccggaactccggcctaaccatcgtccccaaaccaacCCGGCTCTTACCCCGCAAAACAGACAGAACAGAGgcaaaaggccggtgagacgccgtcgccaaattGCCAAGAGAAAGGAACTATACgaccggttatacgccgtcgccgttagCTCGAGCAAAGGAAACAAacgaaacaaaataaaataagcaacacagccggttatacgccgtcgccgtgagcttACCACAAAACCAAAGACAAAGCCAAAGGGGTAAAAcaacggccggttatacgccgtcgccgataCGCCGTCGCCGAGATTACCTCAtaaacaaaaaccaaaaaagAGAAGCTAATAGTttcggccggtgagacgccgtcgccgtaaaCTAATTCGCCCAGAGCAACATCGGGAAAACAAACTGTGAAGCAAACCGCAGCCATGCCATACCCGAAGCAAACATCGGATCTGACAGAAAAAGAAGGCAACGCCGGCGTATCATAGAGCCGAAGGCCAGcgccctccgtccaccaaatgtTCGACGAGATAGCAGCCACCGAGTCCCAATTGTTCAGCTGAACAGAACCACCAAACGAGCCCACCATGTGTTCGATCAAAGTGCAGCGCCACGAACTACGAACAGCAACGCTCCAACAGAACTCATCTGCCAGAACCAAGTAATTCGCCGCTCTCTCCAAATCtttcaaatgtaggattataTCTACTGAAATCTGTTTTTAGTCATGGACAACCTTACAtgtcaaatttaataatttattcaaactttgatagtttaagtcattaatgattttatttaatttatttatttttcttatttttttcagttATTGGTTCCAGCTACAGACATCTAATTTACATTagatcaatttcaaataaaactatgtttacatataaatttcataaagacatttaaattagatcaatttcaaataaatattacaacattttactttaaaatatttattaaattctctattttagtaaaaagaaattcataaaacaaaaaatataatattaaataattttataaatttatattttaatagatcccgtcgaaattcgacgggtcaTTTACTAGTATAAGGTAATATGGCGAAACAATGTTGCACTAAGATGGCGTGTCAGAATAATGCAGGATTGGAGATGTCTCATGTGGCAATAAAGTGCCAAACGCAACTCCCTCCATCTCTTAAGAATGAATCgtattttctattttcgtttgtttcataaaaaaaaaaaaaccattttCATTATGACACATCCACTTTCGCCTTTTAATCACAACTTcacaatcaattcaaccacaatcATTCATTTACATTCAACATATTATCTActaacttttttcttaaaactttgTGTTATCTTATACGTGACACCCTCTTACGAGACAAACAGAGTATTATAAATCTTCCGTTGGAGATGGTCTAATTGGTAACATACATAAATGTAATGTCTACCATACCTACttgcaggggcggagccaggattttttttggggggggggctgaactgttatgggggttcgggggcggtagcccccgaaaattttttttgggggcattcaatacattttagacattttttactaaaatacaaatataatcataataataacaacatttttatagataatatagttcaacatttactaaaaaacatttgggggcattcaatacattttagacatttttttactaaaatacaaatataataataataataacaacatttttagacatattataaaaaaaaaaaaaaaaattcaaaatttggggggggctctagccccccctagccccccctggctccgcccctgcctACCTGGGAACCAAGATCATAAAACGAGGAACAAAGAGTGCAATTTGATGTCTAAATTCCACAAATACACACCAATTTTGGCAGGGAAATAACAAAGCAAATTTTGTACAACTATATACACCACACCACACCACAAGTGAACAACACAGGTAGTGGAAAATATGAAGAAATCAAAGCAGAGAAGCTGATACAGAAACGTGAGACAGAGCATCGTCGTCGAAATCGAACGATGTCAAGCACGGCGGGACGTAGGAGCGGAAGACCTCCTCCATGTTTGGAGGCTCGTCGAGTTCACGGCACGCAACGTCGAGCGCCGTGGACTGAAAGAAGCGGTAGTACTTGGTCGTGCAGAAGTAAGCGAAGAGGAGGCTGAGAATGAGAAGCAGAACGAGAAGCGGAGTGTAGAGGAATTTTTTGGCGCTGCAGTAGCAGAGCATGGTGAGCTGGCAGAGGATCAACGCCGCCATGACGCGGTTATACATGTGGGGCCACATCCGCCCGTAGCTCTCGTACGAAGGCACGTACACTTTCAGCACCTGTCGAGCATTTTTAGAAAACGCACTAATGCTCAACGTACTCGACCATTGCGAGTTGAACAAACCAGCGTAAGTGTAAAATGCTCAACATAAAGTTAAAGAAGTTCCAAATTTTGTGCTATAATTTATATGGAGTATTAGTATTAACGTGAATGAGGAGACCCCTCATTTGATTGTAAATAACTAACATGAATGAAGAATATTATCGTGCGCGTTCTCtctaattgtaaatttatcatgaaaaaataagtgATAAAAGAATTTTTCTCTTTAaatccctcattttctacaaatgAGAAAAATTCACCATTTATTATCACACcgaaaatggagggataatatcaTCCCTTGGAGTGGAAAAGGAGAAATGAGAAACAATGAAATTCTCTTTTACATAAAAtgaatttaagaaaagaaataagagattttttttttctttcaaattcttcatattttttcatgataaatttacgaTCAAAGAAAACGAGTGACCTGATTCCGTAGCACGAGCCATCCCAAAGCGAAGTACATGACTCCGAATAGAAGAATTATGGGAGCCATGACAGAGTAGCAGAGGACGATGGTGAGAATGAGCATATCATCAGGAAATCTAGTCCCATACTTAAGATTTCCCGCAGCTGCTTCAGTCTTGCCTACAAACTTCCTCCTCATATGAAACACTATTAAAGGAAAGATCCTTGACAACTCAACCCCATAGCCCACAAAGAACCTGAGCAATTACTTAAGCTCATCAATATTCTAGTTAAGTAAGAAACCATATAGGAAAGCCAGAGCCAATCGTTAAAATAGGACCGTAAATTTCAGTGTTTTCAGAAAGAGGACTATACGTTTGAAAATTATGACTATAGCTTCCATTTTCcacatttacactcctatttcgGACCGTGATGGAAGATATAGTCATCAGTTTCAAATTCCGTAACATATAGTcatctttttaaaaaaacacTAAAAATTACGGTCGCAGACTTACTTCAAAGCCACAAACGTCAAGAAGAGAGTAGCACTTCTAGGAAAGCCTCTTGCTGAGGCAGGTAGGCCCCGACGATCGCCCCCACCGCCGGCTGCTCGAGCAACGGCGTCAAGACGGGGAGCAGCTTCTTCAGGTTCTCCAGCGTGGACATCGCCGAGACCATGCCGACGGGTATCATGTAGAAGAAGATGCCGACGAGAACCAGTGAGTAGACGAGGTATCGGCGAATCAGCCTCGCGTAGAAATTCATGGCGAGATTGGACCATAGCAGCTGGCGGGGCTCGGGCGCGTCCGTCACGGTCCAATGATCCACGGTGACGTCGTGGAGGCTCTGCGCGGccgcggcggccgccgcccggTCGTTGAAGAAGACCACGGCCGCGGGCTGCTGCTTGTCTCGCAGGGTGGCCTTCTGCTCGGCTTCGAGCGGTGGGCCGCTTTCCTTGTATGGCTTGTGCGCGCGCGAGCTTCCTTCTGTAGCCTTCCAGCTCTTGGTAAATCTTGTTGGCCTGAGTCCACAAGTTAGGTTATTGTCTTGGCAAAAATTGCACTTCGGGCGAAATTAGAACTTAATTGGCGTTCGGAAGTTCACGTGATGCTGGTCTAGTTTTTTTGATGATGAGGATTATTTAGAAGCTCGGAGGTCTAAGAAGGTAACAAATTgatatatttgatttaattttgattgCCAACTAAGTTTTAATTTCGTCGGAAGTTAAACTCgagtgaaaattgcaactaaaatataagttcatgtgtatttttgactaaattaaaagttcaggtgaaaattataattttcatcaaaaGTTTCGTGTGTTTTTTAGCCATAAcccctaaataaaataaggaCGGAGAATCATTTTAATCCTTtggatcattaagatctacaaTTGATGCATCATCTTGACAGATGATTGCAGCTGAAATTCGAACgaaaatcttattttttttagtgcggCAAATTTAGCAATATCTTTATATAAGAAATAATGTAGTACACTGTTTTAATATTCGTAGTATCACGTTAATTACTTAACATTTTATAGTGATTTCTTAAATTTGTTTTAAGAATTGTAGCATCTTTATATGCTTTTAATTTAATACTTCTTGTTAAATAGTAAATGGAAGGGCACAGAGTTTTGATCATAAACTCATTAAGATTATACtcgaatatatataaaaatgaagtGTACGAAAGGCCTCGTGTGTAAATACTTTCAAACAATAAATCATGGATCCGCCCCCGGCGTGTGCTGGTCGATCAATGATGAATGAAAACCCCacacatgaatatatatatttaccttTCTGATGTCTGTGACGACCATAGAGCTGTAATACGTATGTGGATAGATCGCCTTGAAATAGGAATCGACGTGTTCCCTGCGAGTCAGGCCGTCGGGGGGAGCAGGTATGTCCCGGACAAGGACAACAAACTGCTCATTCTTCACATGAGTCGACATGAGGGCCGAAGCCCTCATGTCGGAGACATGTTTGTACGCTTGCCATAAGAGGTAGTATGTGACAAAAGATACCCAATACGTAGCTACCACAAACGCCCATAACCGAGGGCTCTTGTCCTGTCAATggagattttaattttaatttttctataactaatgaaaataacaaatgcATATAGATTTAGACAAGGTGAGTAACTGCAATATTCTCCATGGATAGCTTGTCGGCTTCAGCCATGGATCCTTCAATGGTGGTTTCATTGGAGGTTGCAATGGCGCGACCAGTATAAGCAACGGGAAGAAGCAGAGGTAGAAGGACGACCGCCGACAAAACCAATATTCCCAGTGCTGCATAATTCACGAAAAAGAGTCATATTTATCCATTTTTCTTGTCCACACCTTTTGAACCATCACATCtaatttttattctaattttttgtACTAACACTAtccctatattttatttacaatgactttaacaactttattaaaacacgtgtcGGCTCTTAAACGGAATTCTAtctcgtggacggagggagtacaaattaTTTGTTCTAGCATGTGATTTCGTATTTATATACACGCGGTACATGTAACTAATGTTATTTTATCGGATGCCGATGAAGCTAGTTCAAAGCTAAGACATTCAAAGATTTTCCTTTGTTAGAAGTAATGGGTTTAATCCCGTCTTAATGCGGTGTAGTTTTTCCTACTTTTGTATGGGGTAGTGGTCCCGCCGATGTGTGGTGTAGTTTTTTTACCTTTATGTTGTGTAAAAGTCTCGTTTGCGTGCAGGTAGCTTATTTGATTATAGAatagatacctcttgtaattttaaacaaaaaattattttatttaataaaagcaataaataaataaatataatatttttaattagcaATATggtcttttaattttataactacAATAAAACCTTTTTCAAATAATAATCAACAAATTAATAAACTTTACAATTTCTTTAGTCTTGAGTGACTTATGATCTTTCGTCAAATGGTATTTAactcatctttctttttctctcttttcttaacatatttttcatatatttttccaTAAAAGAGTACATGagataaaaataacattaaagtttgataattttttcatattttctttttccttctttttctaAAGATAAACTAAAACTAACCATCAAATAGAGAACATATccttaaattaaatactccttcagtccacaaaaaatatcataatctatttttagtaataatttgtgAGCcccttttcttaaaatccgcgTCACACTCCTTTAGGACATCTTTTCGTGAACGGAATGAGTAGCCAGTGTTAGTGTACACAATTTACATTAATTCTAGAAGTTAGAAATACACTTAAGGTAGCTTACCGGTGGTGAGGAATACAAAATAGACAGCTGTATTGTTGGTATCAAATGCAAATCCATACAATAATACCAATGCAGCGGAAACAATTTATAACGCACATACAACCGAGAAACGTCCCCAATCTTCGCAAACAAGAAAATCTCCACAAGTAATCAAGATCATATGCAAGACGATAAATGAGACaagagatttacgtggttcggcaaatgcctacgtccacgggagcaaCACCAATCGTAATATTGAAGAACTCCGACGATTCGCACAACCCGCGAACTCGTCACACAATGAATCGAGAATTACACCCAAGATGAGATCAACCTCTCACTCTCGTACACTCTCAAACCCACGCTGGAAAAACCCTCTTCAAATACCTCACAATCTCTCGTGTATATCACACCCCAATTCTCTCTGTTTTTCTCTCACAGCTCTCTCTGCTCTCACCTTGATGTCTGAAGCAAGAAGTGAGTATTCACTTACGCTCCCTCTCTCCCCTTACGACTTTCACTACAAAAAGCAAAAGGAAAAAGCAAAAAGTAAAAGCAAAAGAGAAAAGGGTTGTCCCCTTGTCTGCCACCAACAATTCTCCACCTCGTACTTCATTTGATAAACCTCAAATGTAGGACGAATACGAGCACCGCCCACGAACATGGACACCCGTACAAGCTGCACCACTTTTCCATGATTGCCTACATACCCAATCCAGGGATCAAGCTCCTGTAGTTCGAACACAAAAGGATAAGCTCCACCTCACCCCAACACCGCCCCGAAAGGCTGTCCCGTTTGATTATCAACACGGGTTGATATGTAGCAAGTCCAAACAGTGTTGAAACTTGCCACCAGTCACCACCTTGGTTAACATGTCTGCTGGATTTTCATCTGTGTGCACTTTCATAAGAGAAATATCACCTTCCTCTATGACATCCCGCACAAAATGATACCTGATATCAATATGCTTGGTACGAGCATGATGAACCTGATTCTTTGCCAAATGTATAGCACTCTGGCTATCACACCACAGGTCCACGCGATCCTGCTTAATCCCAAAATCACCCAGAAGACTCCACAGCCACAAAGCTTCCTTAACCCCCTCTGCCAAAGCCATGTACTCAGCCTCGGTAGTGGAAAGAGCCACTGTAGCCTGCAACATCGATCTCCAACTAACGGGGGCACCGTGTACACAGAACACATATCCCGTATTAGATCGTCGTCTGTCTAGATCACCCGCATAATCCGAGTCCACAAACCCATTAACCTGACATGTATTTCCACTAAAACACAATCCTGTGTCGCtggtacccttcaagtacctaAGGATCCACTTCACAGCTTCCCAGTGTGTCTTTCTAGAATTAGCCATAAACCTGCTCACAACACTAACTGCTTGTGAAATGTCCGGACGTGTACACACCATAGCATACATCAAACTGCCAACTGCACTAGTGTAAGGCACTTtctccatcaattttttttcttcaggtGAAGTGGGAGATTACTTTCTAGAGAGCCTGAAATGAGGAGCCAACGGAGTTGCCACCGATTTTGCATCTTGCATCCCAAATCTCTGCACAACCCGCTCAATGTAGCTTTTCTGGCTCAGGAACAAAACACAGTTTGTCCTCTCTCTTCTAATCTCCATACCCAGTATTTTCTTAGCAGTGCCCAAATccttcatctcaaactctttacCAAGTTGAGATTTCAGTCTATCTATCTCCACCTTGCTCTTCGAGGCAAtaagcatgtcatccacatacaaCAAAAGATAGATATACTCACCTCCAGGAAGTCTCCGAATATAGACACAACAGTCATAATCACTTCTGGAATAACCATGCTTCAGCATGAAAGAATCAAACCGCTT
The genomic region above belongs to Salvia miltiorrhiza cultivar Shanhuang (shh) chromosome 5, IMPLAD_Smil_shh, whole genome shotgun sequence and contains:
- the LOC130985155 gene encoding LOW QUALITY PROTEIN: CSC1-like protein ERD4 (The sequence of the model RefSeq protein was modified relative to this genomic sequence to represent the inferred CDS: inserted 2 bases in 1 codon; deleted 2 bases in 1 codon); its protein translation is MDVSSFLTSLGTSFVIFVVLMLLFTWLSRRPGNRLVYYPNPILKGLDPTEAFRVTRNPFAWIREAVSSTEADVITHSGIDTAVYFVFLTTALGILVLSAVVLLPLLLPVAYTGRAIATSNETTIEGSMAEADKLSMENIADKSPRLWAFVVATYWVSFVTYYLLWQAYKHVSDMRASALMSTHVKNEQFVVLVRDIPAPPDGLTRREHVDSYFKAIYPHTYYSSMVVTDIRKANKIYQELEGYRRKLARAQAIQGKRPTXLEAEQKATLRDKQQPAAVVFFNDRAAAAAAAQSLHDVTVDHWTVTDAPEPRQLLWSNLAMNFYARLIRRYLVYSLVLVGIFFYMIPVGMVSAMSTLENLKKLLPVLTPLLEQPAVGAIVGAYLPPRGFPRSATLFLTFVALKFFVGYGVELSRIFPLIVFHMRRKFVGKTEAAAGNLKYGTRFPDDMLILTIVLCYSVMAPIILLFGVMYFALGWLVLRNQVLKVYVPSYESYGRMWPHMYNRVMAALILCQLTMLCYCSAKKFLYTPLLVLLLILSLLFAYFCTTKYYRFFQSTALDVACRELDEPPNMEEVFRSYVPPCLTSFDFDDDALSHVSVSASLL